One window from the genome of Hippoglossus hippoglossus isolate fHipHip1 chromosome 6, fHipHip1.pri, whole genome shotgun sequence encodes:
- the LOC117763590 gene encoding anoctamin-1 isoform X1 → MSESSSVHSVKLLSLARSLSGLGLDAANGGAIVPPDIQDPPHLDSGIDLGPGLFFSDGKRKVDYVLCYKYKKRRSSKPRLSIVSNGSIPIVIPGQWDTEADAPAGDVEESKLSEEEKALMREEFEAGLLEAGLQIERDKERSNGCISFSRLHIPWPILSREAELQKIKVAVKKKCELRKRTGIAGIWDSIVNKVNTPFHPDVPDFDVHRDSETHTHLKTLKHPFIRDKLHLYDIKSTETLFDNTTRSRIVAEIISRTTCRQTIQTTGINSLLARGVYESAFPLHDGSFTRRGRKDQRNDRQLLHEEWANYGVMHKYQPVDLIRKYFGEQIGLYFAWLGVYTQLLIPPSVLGIIVFLYGIFTVDANVPSQETCDDNLNITMCPLCDGVCDYWLLSTVCSLARTSYLFDNGVTVLFAIFMSLWAACFLEHWKRRQMCLKHTWDLTSLEDEEERVQEELRPEYEEALQEKKAKMKSQSKKKLNQAGEGADRETDQMLASQQEPESLDIEDHLSGYLINVSTLLLLIFVTFSAVFGVAVYRICMLSVWSMNPDPEAKASVRMTVTTTGIILNMLVVLVLEEVYGAIAVWLTELELPKTKEEFEERLIFKSFFLKSMNAFAPIFYVAFFKGRFAGRPGDYVYVFGDYRMEECAPPGCLIELCIQLSMIMLGKQLIQNNVFEVLIPKLKKMYRTMQEEKGKKRAAENEENEAEERRPKQQFDKDFTLEPFEGVTPEYMEMIIQYGFVSLFVASFPLAPAFALLNNVIEIRLDAAKFVTEIRRPDAVRCKDIGIWYNILCGISKFSVITNAFVISFTSEFVPRMVYQYMYSVNGTMNGYTEHSLSYFNVSNFPVGTAPTTTLISGVAMCRYKDYRDPPWASEAYTFSKQYWSVLAAKLAFVIFFQNLAMFLSMLVAWMIPDVPRSLREQLKKENMMLMEFLLNQDQEARAKSPMPKRSIPCFPPNIDIVVEAPQEEQEEEEEEEEEEEKKEEEAIEVNVEEPRARSDSDPEFGKTFREVEENRRIESEGEAEDDGGEMDGGGKGEDGERNEDCGKGDDEQEEVEDKEEAGQKKEEENEEDEMNFSVDVDTIMSELGLLDEEPSTSKAMDTGFPRSASKQEYQREQEPPSHPASQRGSCESVKASSADVTTPDRNTSLFSLIAPPPREPGSRAKARCSTLPSRHRGDEACHSLPRPSHSTSLTRFQPPASLAPLIPLQELSLSASSSPHSPPCTPVSPSPTQSPSVNSESPQHKAPSELFVLKGPPPQKPRSRGKARCSTLPPRQRAPSPEEHSTKPSHSTSFTSSSWETAPPPPPVN, encoded by the exons ATGAGTGAGTCGTCGTCAGTTCATTCTGTGAAGCTTCTCTCGTTGGCCCGCTCACTGTCCGGGCTCGGGCTTGACGCCGCCAATGGAGGCGCCATCGTCCCACCTGACATCCAAGACCCCCCTCACCTG gatTCCGGCATAGATCTAGGCCCTGGGCTTTTTTTCTCGGATGGCAAGAGGAAAGTTGACTACGTCCTTTGCTACAAATACAAGAAAAGGCGATCCTCCAAGCCACGCCTCTCCATTGTGTCCAATGGGAGTATACCAATAGTGATCCCGGGCCAATGGGATACGGAGGCAGACGCACCTGCAGGAGATGTGGAGGAGTCGAAGctgtctgaggaggagaaggcttTAATGAGGGAGGAGTTTGAGGCGGGGCTGCTGGAAGCTGGACTACAGATAGAGCGCGATAAAGAG AGGTCAAATGGATGCATCAGCTTCAGCCGGCTGCACATCCCGTGGCCGATACTCAGTCGAGAAGCAGAACTCCAGAAGATTAAAGTTGCTGTGAAAAAG AAGTGTGAGCTGCGGAAACGGACGGGCATCGCTGGGATTTGGGACTCCATTGTGAACAAAGTCAACACGCCGTTTCATCCTGACGTCCCAGACTTTGACGTCCACAGGGACTCGGAGACGCACACCCATCTCAAAACGCTCAAACACCCTTTCATCAGAGACAAGCTTCACCT GTATGACATCAAATCGACAGAAACATTATTTGATAACACAACGCGCAGCAGAATA GTGGCTGAGATTATTTCCCGCACTACCTGCAGACAAACTATCCAAACCACTG GCATCAACTCATTATTGGCTCGGGGTGTCTACGAATCTGCCTTCCCTCTGCACGAT GGGTCGTTCACAAGGAGAGGACGGAAAGATCAGCGAAatgacagacag CTCCTGCATGAAGAATGGGCTAACTATGGAGTAATGCATAAATACCAGCCTGTGGACCTGATCAG GAAATACTTTGGAGAGCAGATTGGCTTGTACTTTGCCTGGCTGGGTGTTTATACTCagctcctcatccctccctctgtcctggGCATCATTGTCTTCCTGTACGGCATTTTCACTGTGGACGCCAACGTACCGAG tcAGGAGACGTGTGACGACAACCTGAACATCACCATGTGTCCCCTGTGTGACGGAGTGTGTGACTACTGGCTTCTCAGCACCGTGTGCTCACTGGCCCGAACCTCATACCTGTTTGACAATGGAGTCACTGTCCTCTTCGCTATTTTCATGTCTCTGTGGG CTGCCTGTTTCCTGGAGCACTGGAAAAGGCGGCAGATGTGTCTGAAACATACCTGGGACCTGACCAGcttggaggatgaggag GAGCGAGTCCAG gaggagctgaggccTGAATATGAAGAagctctgcaggagaaaaaagCGAAGATGAAATCACAGTCGAAGAAGAAG TTGAATCAGGCTGGAGAGGGTGCAGACAGAGAAACTGACCAGATGCTGGCCTCTCAG CAAGAGCCTGAGTCTCTGGACATTGAGGATCACCTGTCAGGTTACCTCATCAATGTGTCCACATTACTGCTACTG ATCTTCGTGACCTTCTCGGCCGTGTTTGGCGTGGCTGTTTACCGCATCTGCATGTTAAGCGTCTGGTCCATGAACCCCGATCCTGAGGCCAAGGCCAGCGTGAGGATGACCGTCACGACCACGGGCATCATCCTCAACATGCTGGTCGTTCTGGTGCTGGAGGAGGTTTATGGAGCAATCGCTGTGTGGCTCACTGAACTGG AACTCCCGAAGACCAAGGAAGAATTTGAAGAGCGGCTGATCTTCAAGTCTTTCTTTCTCAAATCCATGAACGCCTTTGCACCTATTTTCTATGTGGCCTTCTTCAAGGgcag GTTTGCTGGGCGGCCTGGTGATTATGTTTACGTCTTTGGAGACTATCGAATGGAGGAA TGTGCTCCTCCAGGCTGCCTCATTGAGCTTTGCATCCAGCTCAGCATGATCATGCTTGGGAAGCAGCTGATTCAAAATAACGTCTTTGAGGTCCTCATACC TAAGCTGAAAAAGATGTACAGAACAatgcaggaggaaaaaggaaagaaaagagcagcagaaaatgaGGAGAATgaagcagaagagaggagaccAAAACAACAGTTTGACAAAGATTTCACTCTTGAACCATTTGAGGGTGTCACCCCCGAGTACATGGAGATGA tAATCCAGTACGGGTTTGTGTCTCTGTTCGTGGCCTCCTTCCCGCTCGCACCAGCGTTTGCTCTGCTCAACAACGTCATCGAGATTCGCCTCGACGCTGCAAAATTCGTCACTGAGATCCGGCGGCCCGATGCCGTGAGGTGTAAAGACATAG GGATTTGGTACAACATTCTTTGTGGAATCAGCAAGTTCTCTGTCATTACCaat GCGTTTGTCATCTCCTTCACGTCAGAGTTCGTTCCACGAATGGTTTACCAGTACATGTACAGCGTGAACGGCACCATGAACGGCTACACCGAGCACTCGCTGTCCTACTTTAATGTCAGCAACTTCCCAGTGGGTACCgcacccaccaccaccctcaTCTCAGGAGTCGCCATGTGCAG gtaTAAGGACTACAGAGACCCACCGTGGGCATCAGAAGCCTACACCTTCTCAAAACAGTACTGGTCTGTCCTGGCAGCAAAACTAGCCTTTGTAATATTCTTCCAG AACCTCGCCATGTTCCTCAGCATGTTGGTCGCCTGGATGATCCCAGACGTGCCGCGCTCTCTGAGGGAACAGCTGAAGAAAGAGAACATGATGCTGATGGAGTTTCTGCTGAATCAAGACCAGGAAGCACGTGCCAAATCCCCTATGCCTAAACGCTCCATCCCCTGCTTCCCCCCCAACATAGACATTGTGGTAGAGGCGCCACAAGAagagcaagaggaagaggaagaggaggaggaggaggaggagaagaaggaggaagaggcgaTTGAGGTCAATGTGGAGGAACCCAGAGCGAGGAGCGACAGTGATCCAGAGTTTGGAAAGACGTTCAGAGAAGTTGAAGAAAATAGACGAATAGAGAGCGAAGGTGAAGCAGAGGATGACGGGGGAGAGATGGACGGGGGAGGAAAGGGTGAAGATGGAGAACGAAATGAGGATTGTGGAAAGGGAGATGATGAgcaagaggaggtggaggataaAGAGGAAGcgggacaaaaaaaagaagaagagaatgaGGAAGATGAGATGAATTTTAGCGTTGATGTGGACACCATCATGAGCGAGCTGGGCCTGCTAG ATGAGGAACCATCGACGAGCAAAGCTATGGACACAGGGTTTCCTCGTTCAGCCTCCAAACAGGAATACCAGAGGGAGCAGGAGCCTCCGTCACATCCGGCATCTCAAAGAGGCTCCTGTGAGAGCGTGAAGGCCTCCAGTGCTGATGTTACAACACCAGATAGAAACACATCGCTCTTCTCACTGATCGCTCCTCCTCCCAGAGAGCCAGGCTCACGGGCGAAGGCTCGTTGCTCCACCCTGCCTTCCCGTCACAGAGGGGACGAGGCCTGTCACAGCCTGCCTCGGCCCAGCCACTCCACCAGCCTCACCAGGTTCCAGCCGCCAGCCTCACTCGCTCCTCTGATTCCCCTGCAGGAGTTGTCGCTGTCTGCCTCGTCCAGCCCGCACTCTCCCCCGTGCACTCCAGTGTCACCTTCACCCACACAGTCCCCATCAGTCAACTCTGAGTCCCCCCAGCACAAAGCCCCCAGCGAACTGTTTGTGCTGAAGGGCCCTCCACCCCAAAAGCCACGCTCCAGAGGCAAAGCCCGGTGCTCCACCCTGCCGCCGCGACAAAGAGCCCCGAGTCCCGAGGAGCACTCCACCAAGCCTAGCCACTCCACCAGCTTCACAAGCTCAAGCTGGGAGACcgcacccccccctcccccagtgAACTGA
- the LOC117763590 gene encoding anoctamin-1 isoform X2, whose protein sequence is MSESSSVHSVKLLSLARSLSGLGLDAANGGAIVPPDIQDPPHLDSGIDLGPGLFFSDGKRKVDYVLCYKYKKRRSSKPRLSIVSNGSIPIVIPGQWDTEADAPAGDVEESKLSEEEKALMREEFEAGLLEAGLQIERDKERSNGCISFSRLHIPWPILSREAELQKIKVAVKKKCELRKRTGIAGIWDSIVNKVNTPFHPDVPDFDVHRDSETHTHLKTLKHPFIRDKLHLYDIKSTETLFDNTTRSRIVAEIISRTTCRQTIQTTGINSLLARGVYESAFPLHDGSFTRRGRKDQRNDRQLLHEEWANYGVMHKYQPVDLIRKYFGEQIGLYFAWLGVYTQLLIPPSVLGIIVFLYGIFTVDANVPSQETCDDNLNITMCPLCDGVCDYWLLSTVCSLARTSYLFDNGVTVLFAIFMSLWAACFLEHWKRRQMCLKHTWDLTSLEDEEEELRPEYEEALQEKKAKMKSQSKKKLNQAGEGADRETDQMLASQQEPESLDIEDHLSGYLINVSTLLLLIFVTFSAVFGVAVYRICMLSVWSMNPDPEAKASVRMTVTTTGIILNMLVVLVLEEVYGAIAVWLTELELPKTKEEFEERLIFKSFFLKSMNAFAPIFYVAFFKGRFAGRPGDYVYVFGDYRMEECAPPGCLIELCIQLSMIMLGKQLIQNNVFEVLIPKLKKMYRTMQEEKGKKRAAENEENEAEERRPKQQFDKDFTLEPFEGVTPEYMEMIIQYGFVSLFVASFPLAPAFALLNNVIEIRLDAAKFVTEIRRPDAVRCKDIGIWYNILCGISKFSVITNAFVISFTSEFVPRMVYQYMYSVNGTMNGYTEHSLSYFNVSNFPVGTAPTTTLISGVAMCRYKDYRDPPWASEAYTFSKQYWSVLAAKLAFVIFFQNLAMFLSMLVAWMIPDVPRSLREQLKKENMMLMEFLLNQDQEARAKSPMPKRSIPCFPPNIDIVVEAPQEEQEEEEEEEEEEEKKEEEAIEVNVEEPRARSDSDPEFGKTFREVEENRRIESEGEAEDDGGEMDGGGKGEDGERNEDCGKGDDEQEEVEDKEEAGQKKEEENEEDEMNFSVDVDTIMSELGLLDEEPSTSKAMDTGFPRSASKQEYQREQEPPSHPASQRGSCESVKASSADVTTPDRNTSLFSLIAPPPREPGSRAKARCSTLPSRHRGDEACHSLPRPSHSTSLTRFQPPASLAPLIPLQELSLSASSSPHSPPCTPVSPSPTQSPSVNSESPQHKAPSELFVLKGPPPQKPRSRGKARCSTLPPRQRAPSPEEHSTKPSHSTSFTSSSWETAPPPPPVN, encoded by the exons ATGAGTGAGTCGTCGTCAGTTCATTCTGTGAAGCTTCTCTCGTTGGCCCGCTCACTGTCCGGGCTCGGGCTTGACGCCGCCAATGGAGGCGCCATCGTCCCACCTGACATCCAAGACCCCCCTCACCTG gatTCCGGCATAGATCTAGGCCCTGGGCTTTTTTTCTCGGATGGCAAGAGGAAAGTTGACTACGTCCTTTGCTACAAATACAAGAAAAGGCGATCCTCCAAGCCACGCCTCTCCATTGTGTCCAATGGGAGTATACCAATAGTGATCCCGGGCCAATGGGATACGGAGGCAGACGCACCTGCAGGAGATGTGGAGGAGTCGAAGctgtctgaggaggagaaggcttTAATGAGGGAGGAGTTTGAGGCGGGGCTGCTGGAAGCTGGACTACAGATAGAGCGCGATAAAGAG AGGTCAAATGGATGCATCAGCTTCAGCCGGCTGCACATCCCGTGGCCGATACTCAGTCGAGAAGCAGAACTCCAGAAGATTAAAGTTGCTGTGAAAAAG AAGTGTGAGCTGCGGAAACGGACGGGCATCGCTGGGATTTGGGACTCCATTGTGAACAAAGTCAACACGCCGTTTCATCCTGACGTCCCAGACTTTGACGTCCACAGGGACTCGGAGACGCACACCCATCTCAAAACGCTCAAACACCCTTTCATCAGAGACAAGCTTCACCT GTATGACATCAAATCGACAGAAACATTATTTGATAACACAACGCGCAGCAGAATA GTGGCTGAGATTATTTCCCGCACTACCTGCAGACAAACTATCCAAACCACTG GCATCAACTCATTATTGGCTCGGGGTGTCTACGAATCTGCCTTCCCTCTGCACGAT GGGTCGTTCACAAGGAGAGGACGGAAAGATCAGCGAAatgacagacag CTCCTGCATGAAGAATGGGCTAACTATGGAGTAATGCATAAATACCAGCCTGTGGACCTGATCAG GAAATACTTTGGAGAGCAGATTGGCTTGTACTTTGCCTGGCTGGGTGTTTATACTCagctcctcatccctccctctgtcctggGCATCATTGTCTTCCTGTACGGCATTTTCACTGTGGACGCCAACGTACCGAG tcAGGAGACGTGTGACGACAACCTGAACATCACCATGTGTCCCCTGTGTGACGGAGTGTGTGACTACTGGCTTCTCAGCACCGTGTGCTCACTGGCCCGAACCTCATACCTGTTTGACAATGGAGTCACTGTCCTCTTCGCTATTTTCATGTCTCTGTGGG CTGCCTGTTTCCTGGAGCACTGGAAAAGGCGGCAGATGTGTCTGAAACATACCTGGGACCTGACCAGcttggaggatgaggag gaggagctgaggccTGAATATGAAGAagctctgcaggagaaaaaagCGAAGATGAAATCACAGTCGAAGAAGAAG TTGAATCAGGCTGGAGAGGGTGCAGACAGAGAAACTGACCAGATGCTGGCCTCTCAG CAAGAGCCTGAGTCTCTGGACATTGAGGATCACCTGTCAGGTTACCTCATCAATGTGTCCACATTACTGCTACTG ATCTTCGTGACCTTCTCGGCCGTGTTTGGCGTGGCTGTTTACCGCATCTGCATGTTAAGCGTCTGGTCCATGAACCCCGATCCTGAGGCCAAGGCCAGCGTGAGGATGACCGTCACGACCACGGGCATCATCCTCAACATGCTGGTCGTTCTGGTGCTGGAGGAGGTTTATGGAGCAATCGCTGTGTGGCTCACTGAACTGG AACTCCCGAAGACCAAGGAAGAATTTGAAGAGCGGCTGATCTTCAAGTCTTTCTTTCTCAAATCCATGAACGCCTTTGCACCTATTTTCTATGTGGCCTTCTTCAAGGgcag GTTTGCTGGGCGGCCTGGTGATTATGTTTACGTCTTTGGAGACTATCGAATGGAGGAA TGTGCTCCTCCAGGCTGCCTCATTGAGCTTTGCATCCAGCTCAGCATGATCATGCTTGGGAAGCAGCTGATTCAAAATAACGTCTTTGAGGTCCTCATACC TAAGCTGAAAAAGATGTACAGAACAatgcaggaggaaaaaggaaagaaaagagcagcagaaaatgaGGAGAATgaagcagaagagaggagaccAAAACAACAGTTTGACAAAGATTTCACTCTTGAACCATTTGAGGGTGTCACCCCCGAGTACATGGAGATGA tAATCCAGTACGGGTTTGTGTCTCTGTTCGTGGCCTCCTTCCCGCTCGCACCAGCGTTTGCTCTGCTCAACAACGTCATCGAGATTCGCCTCGACGCTGCAAAATTCGTCACTGAGATCCGGCGGCCCGATGCCGTGAGGTGTAAAGACATAG GGATTTGGTACAACATTCTTTGTGGAATCAGCAAGTTCTCTGTCATTACCaat GCGTTTGTCATCTCCTTCACGTCAGAGTTCGTTCCACGAATGGTTTACCAGTACATGTACAGCGTGAACGGCACCATGAACGGCTACACCGAGCACTCGCTGTCCTACTTTAATGTCAGCAACTTCCCAGTGGGTACCgcacccaccaccaccctcaTCTCAGGAGTCGCCATGTGCAG gtaTAAGGACTACAGAGACCCACCGTGGGCATCAGAAGCCTACACCTTCTCAAAACAGTACTGGTCTGTCCTGGCAGCAAAACTAGCCTTTGTAATATTCTTCCAG AACCTCGCCATGTTCCTCAGCATGTTGGTCGCCTGGATGATCCCAGACGTGCCGCGCTCTCTGAGGGAACAGCTGAAGAAAGAGAACATGATGCTGATGGAGTTTCTGCTGAATCAAGACCAGGAAGCACGTGCCAAATCCCCTATGCCTAAACGCTCCATCCCCTGCTTCCCCCCCAACATAGACATTGTGGTAGAGGCGCCACAAGAagagcaagaggaagaggaagaggaggaggaggaggaggagaagaaggaggaagaggcgaTTGAGGTCAATGTGGAGGAACCCAGAGCGAGGAGCGACAGTGATCCAGAGTTTGGAAAGACGTTCAGAGAAGTTGAAGAAAATAGACGAATAGAGAGCGAAGGTGAAGCAGAGGATGACGGGGGAGAGATGGACGGGGGAGGAAAGGGTGAAGATGGAGAACGAAATGAGGATTGTGGAAAGGGAGATGATGAgcaagaggaggtggaggataaAGAGGAAGcgggacaaaaaaaagaagaagagaatgaGGAAGATGAGATGAATTTTAGCGTTGATGTGGACACCATCATGAGCGAGCTGGGCCTGCTAG ATGAGGAACCATCGACGAGCAAAGCTATGGACACAGGGTTTCCTCGTTCAGCCTCCAAACAGGAATACCAGAGGGAGCAGGAGCCTCCGTCACATCCGGCATCTCAAAGAGGCTCCTGTGAGAGCGTGAAGGCCTCCAGTGCTGATGTTACAACACCAGATAGAAACACATCGCTCTTCTCACTGATCGCTCCTCCTCCCAGAGAGCCAGGCTCACGGGCGAAGGCTCGTTGCTCCACCCTGCCTTCCCGTCACAGAGGGGACGAGGCCTGTCACAGCCTGCCTCGGCCCAGCCACTCCACCAGCCTCACCAGGTTCCAGCCGCCAGCCTCACTCGCTCCTCTGATTCCCCTGCAGGAGTTGTCGCTGTCTGCCTCGTCCAGCCCGCACTCTCCCCCGTGCACTCCAGTGTCACCTTCACCCACACAGTCCCCATCAGTCAACTCTGAGTCCCCCCAGCACAAAGCCCCCAGCGAACTGTTTGTGCTGAAGGGCCCTCCACCCCAAAAGCCACGCTCCAGAGGCAAAGCCCGGTGCTCCACCCTGCCGCCGCGACAAAGAGCCCCGAGTCCCGAGGAGCACTCCACCAAGCCTAGCCACTCCACCAGCTTCACAAGCTCAAGCTGGGAGACcgcacccccccctcccccagtgAACTGA